TGCCTGATTTCCTCAATTCTTTTCATAGCAGTCAAAGTGGTATTCACTAATTCTCTATTATATCTGACAGGAACGTTCCTTCTTTGGGCAAACGTCAATGTTGAATCCACAGCTAATTCCTTACCTGCTGCCTTTCTAAACGCTTTAGTCCACTTCAACTTTCTAGGATTTCTACGTTGCTTGAATGATTTATGACATTTTGAGCGACAGAAACGGAACTCCTTGGCATCATTACGCACAAACATAATACCATGGCCAGGATAAACTGGCGAAGAACAGAAATGACACGAATGAATTC
This Eremothecium cymbalariae DBVPG#7215 chromosome 5, complete sequence DNA region includes the following protein-coding sequences:
- the RLP24 gene encoding ATPase-activating ribosome biosynthesis protein (similar to Ashbya gossypii ADR346W), with translation MRIHSCHFCSSPVYPGHGIMFVRNDAKEFRFCRSKCHKSFKQRRNPRKLKWTKAFRKAAGKELAVDSTLTFAQRRNVPVRYNRELVNTTLTAMKRIEEIRQKRERAFYKNRMRGNKEKDFLRDKALVESNPELLKLREVELAKKAERKEQEDEVEMDSDEQMSVESEEESEQEEEQKVKVLLKNRKKASKISF